CCTGACGTGCCGCGTGGCGCATCGCATTGACCTCTGCGATGACATAGGGCGGCATACGTTTGATGCGGTAGAATTCGTCGGACATCCATTGCTCCTGCGACGCCGGCCGAAATGCTGGCCGAAAGTGATTTGCGTCGTCACATTGATTACCTATTCACGATGCAAGCGCAAAGCCGCTCGCTATCACAAGTGTGCGAATTATCGTGTAAGTGACTAAAGACGCGCTTCGACGCCAGAGGATTGCCATGAACGATACGCCCGATCCCTTCACCAATATGTACGAAGGCCCCGCCAAGCTGATGCGCGCCATGTTCGCGCCGATGATGGGCACGATGGATGCGGCCAAGGGAATCGACGGCGCGGTATCGCCCGAAGATGCAAAGCATTGGGCAGAGGTCGGCGCGAAGCTCCAGGCCATGTGGCTGCAGTACCAGTCGGAACAATTGTCCAATCCTCAGGCGCTGGTGCCCTATTTCGATCCCGCGCGCTGGATGGCGCTGGCAACCGACTGGTACCAGAAGATGCCGCTGGCGCAGGCGGAACAACAGAAAGCCCTGATGGAAGAGGGCATGCGCCTGTGGGAAGACGTGCTGGGGCAGTACGGCCTTGGCCCCAAGGCAGCGGAAAAGCACGGCGGCGAGGTCGAGCTGCCACGTAAGGACCGCCGCTTCGCCGACGAAAAATGGCGCGCACATCCTGCCTTCGCCCTGATCCACCAGACCTATCTGTTCCTGGCGGAACGCGTGGCGGAAATGGTCGAAAAGGCGGACAATCTTAATCCGCAGCAGCGTGAACAATTGCGCTTCACCACCAAGGCGATCACCGAGGCGGCGAGCCCTGCCAATTTCCCGCTGCTCAATCCGGTGGTGATGGAGCGGACGCTCGAAACCCGGGGCGACAATCTGGTGAAGGGCATGGAGCATCTGCTCACAGACATGCGCCGGGGCCAATTGTCCCACACGGACGCAAGCGCGTTCACGCTGGGCGAGAACATCGCCACCACGTCCGGCAAGGTGGTGCACGAGACCCCGCTCTACCAGCTGATCCAGTATTCCCCCACGACCGACAAGGTCATGGAGACGCCGCTCATCATCTTCCCGCCGTGGATCAACCGGTTCTACATCCTCGATCTCAACGCGAAGAAGAGCTTCGTGAAATGGGCGGTCGACCAGGGTGTGACCGTTTTCATGGTCAGCTGGAAATCGGCCGACGCCAGCATGAAGGACGTGATCTGGGACGATTACGTGCGCGCGCAAATCGATGCGATCGACCATGTGCGCGAGCGGCTGGACGTGCCGAGCGTCCATGCGATCGGCTATTGCGTTGCCGGAACCACGCTAGCCGCCACGCTGGCGATCCTCCACCGCCGCGAACAGGAAGACAAGGTCAGGAGCGCGACCTTCTTTACCGCCCAGGTGGATTTCGAAAAGGCGGGCGAGCTGCTCAACTTCATCGACGACCAGCAACTGGCCGCGATCAAGGGAATGTCGCCCGACGGCTATCTCGACGGGCGGTATATGGCGGCGACCTTCAACCTGCTGCGCGGCACGGACCTCATCTGGAACTATGTGGTCAACAACTACCTGCTGGGCGAAGACTATCCGGCCTTCGACCTTCTCCACTGGAACGGGGACGTAACCAACCTTCCCGCCAAGTGGCACCAGCAGTATTTGCGCGATCTTTACCGCGACAACAGGCTCGTCGAAGGCGACGCGCTGACGGTCGACAATACGCCGGTCGATCTCGGCCGGGTAAACACCCCCACCTATGTGCAGGCGGGCAAGGAAGACCACATTGCGCCGGCCGAAAGCGTCTGGAGGATCACCGAACATTTCGGCGGCCCATTGCGATTCGTGCTGGCCGGATCGGGCCATATCGCAGGCGTGGTCAATCCGCCGTCCTCCGGCAAATACCAGTATTGGACCAATGACGGCTCCCCGCGAAGCCTCGCCGAATTCCGCGAAGGGGCCGAAGAGCATCCGGGAAGCTGGTGGCCGGACTGGATCGACTGGCTGCGCGAACAGGACGGCGAAACCGTGCCCGCAAAAGGCAAGCGCAAGCCCGGTGCGAAAGGTGACAGGGTCATCGAAAATGCGCCTGGACGCTACGTCGCCACTCGGTAAACCCGGTATAACTCGCTGAAAATACGCCTCGTCGCGGTTTATTGTGCACTGCACAAAAAATCCTTGACTTCGCAGTTGCAATGCCTATTTTGTGCACTGCAACAAAGTGAGGTTTCCCATGGCTGATAGCCAGAGCAAAATTGACGCCGCTGCCGAGAAGGCATTTGCCGACGCAGCGGAAAAGAAGGCTGCTGACGCGGCCAAGGGCGACGTGGACGTGAAGGCCGTCGAAAAGGCAGTCGAAGCGGACACGAGCGCACCGGTCAAGGCCGACAAGGTCGCCAAGGCCGTTGCCGCTCCTGCCAAGAAGAAGCCGGTCGCAAAGAAGAAGGCCGCTCCGGCCAAGGCCAAGAAGGTCGCTGCCAAGAAGGCACCGGCGAAGAAGGCCGCTCCTAAGAAGGTCGCCGCCAAGAAGGCAGCACCTGCAAAGAAGAAGGCCGCAGCCAAGAAGCCCGCGACCGCCACCACTCCGATTTCCAAGTTGAAGGATACCATCATGGCTACTGCCAAGAACGCAAAGACCACCGACTACACCGCCAAGGCGAAGGAAGTTGCTGCCGACGTGCAGACCCGCGCCAAGGCCGCTTACGACAAGGGTGCAGAAATGACCCAGGACGTCGTCGAATTCCAGAAGGGCAACCTCGAAGCTCTCGTCGCATCGGGCAAGATCCTCGCCAACGGCATGCAGGACATGGGCCGCACCTATGTCGAAGAAGCCAAGTCGGCTGCCGAAACCGTCCAGGGCGACGTCAAGAAGTTCGCTGCGATCAAGTCGCCGACCGAACTCTTCCAGCTCCAGGGTGAAATCGCACGTCGCAACTTCGACGCGATGGTTTCGACCACTTCGAAGAACACCGAAGCCATGGTCAAGCTGGCCAACGAAGCTTTCGCTCCGCTTTCGAGCCGCTTCAGCCTCGCTGCCGAAAAGGTCCGCAAGGCTGCCTAAGGCAAACTGACTTCAATCCGCCGGGCTCTCTCTCCTCTCTCCCTCGCCCGGTGGTTGGACAGGACGGGTCGGACGACATCACTGTCGTTCGGCCCGTTTCCTTTTTCGGTCCCAAGATGTCCGTTTCGACGTTTTCTTAACTCGCGACGGCGCAGGGGCTGACTGATGCCTTGCGATTTGGTGAAACGATACGATATTGCCGCTACCGATGATCGATTACACCGCCCTCCCCCCAATTCGCGCCGCCAATGGCGAGGATGACGACAACCGCGAGGGCGAAGGCCAGACCGGTCTCGCGACAAAGACCCGTACCAAGCCCAAGAAGCCGAGCCAGTACAAGGTCCTGCTGCTGAACGACGATTATACGCCGATGGAATTCGTCGTCATCGTGCTGAAGCGCTTCTTCCGCATGAACATGGAAGAGGCGACCCGCGTGATGCTGCACGTCCACCAGAAGGGTGTCGGCGTCTGCGGCGTATTTCCGTATGAAGTGGCCGAGACCAAGGTGAACCAGGTGATGGATTTCGCGCGCGAGAACCAGCACCCGCTGCAGTGCACGCTGGAGAAGGCCTGATCGCCATCCCCTTTCTCGTTTCCGGTAGGGCATGACGCGCGGGTAATTTCTCGCTAGAGCCGCCCGAACGCCAAGAAACCGGAAACCGCGTGCTCAACTTCCTTCCTGCCATCGACCGCTATATCTTCCGGCTGGTGATCGTGCCGATGCTGGGCGTATTCGCCCTCGCGGCATCGCTCCTGACCCTCGACAAGATGCTGCGCCTGCTCGACTTCGTGGCGGTGGAAGGCGGACCGATCGGTGTCGTCTTCAAGATGCTGGCGACGCTCGTTCCCGAATATGCCAGCCTTGCGATTCCGCTTGGCCTGCTGCTGGGCATCCTGCTCGCCTTCCGCAAGCTCGCCACCACGAGCGAGCTGGACGTGTTCCGCGCAGTCGGTCTCAGCTACGGCCGCCTGCTGCGGGTGCCCTACATCATCACCATGGTCTTCATGGCCATCAATGTGGCGCTGGTCTTCTTCGTCCAGCCCGTCAGCCGCTTCACCTACGAGCGGCTCGAATACGAGCTTCGCTCCGGCGCTCTGGGGGCATCGATCAAGGTGGGAGAATTCACCACGCTCGCCGATCGCATGGCGCTGCGGATCGAGGAAAGCGAAGACGATGGCCGGCGGCTGATCGGAATCTTTGCGCGTGTTGCCAACGACAAGGGCCAGGTACTGTCGATCTCGGCGCGCGAGGGTTCATTCCTCGCCACTACCGACGATCCCGACACGATCATCCTGCGCCTGACCGAGGGCACCATCGTCCAGGACACGGGCAACCAGACGCCCCGCGTCCTCACCTTCACACGCCATGACCTGCCCATAGACTTGCCCGCGATCGAGGAATTCCGGGCGCGCGGCGAGGATGAACGCGAATACATCCTGCCCGAACTGCTGCGCGTCGGCTGGGCGGACAACCAGACCGAAACCAAGCGCGACGCCAGCCAGGCGAGCTTCAATTTCCGGCTGGTCGAGGTCGTAATGATGGCGCTGATGCCATTGCTCGCCGTGGCGCTTGGCATACCGCCCAAGCGATCGACCAGCGCGCTGGGCGTCTTCCTGTCGATCATCATGGTCGTCGCCTATCACAAGATAAACCAATACGGAGAGGACGTGGCCGCGCTGGGCCTTGCCGACCCGATCCTCGCCCTATGGGGGCCATTCGTGATTTTCGCCGCGCTGATATTGTGGATGTACTGGCGCGTGGCCTTCGTGCCGGGCGGACAGGCAATCGGCGCGCTGGAGAACTGGTTCGCCAAGATTTCCAAGAAGATTGGCAAGCTCTTCAAACGCAAGCGCCGACACCATGTCCTTGCGGATGACGACCTGGCGGCGGAGGGCTGATCGATGCAACTCGACTTTTTCCCCTCGCGCACGCTGACGCTCTACCTCGCGAAGTTGTTCGTGGTCCGCATCCTGGCGGTACTGGTCATGCTCGTGCTCGTGCTGATGATGCTCGACCTGTTGTCGAACAGCGGCAAGATCCTGGCGGTTGACGGTAACGGGCAAGGCGAATTGCTGACCTATGCCAGCCTCAGGATACCGCAGCTTATCCAGCGTTTCCTGCCTTACTCGGTGCTCCTCGCGACGCTGATTTCGCTGGTTACGCTCAACCAGAACAGCGAAGTTATCGCGATGAAGGCGGCCGGATTGTCGGCTCACCAAGTCCTCGCCCCGCTGCTGCTGACGGCGCTGGTCGTTGCAGCGTTCAGCTTCGTCTTCAACGAACGTCTGGTGACCCGCGCGACGGCCACCCTCAAGGCTTGGGAGGCGGCCGAATACGGGCCCATTCCCGAAGAATCCAATGTGCGAGCCAACGTCTACCTGACCGATGGCGAGAACGTGATGACTGCGGCCCAGCTGGCGGGGCAAGGCAATGCCATCGCCATGCGCAAGGTTACCTTTTACCGCCGCAACGCAGACGGCGCGATCCTCGAACAGATCGTAGCCGACCGCGCCACCTACGCGGCACCGGGCTGGAAGCTGGAAGATGTCCAGCGCTTCGAGGTCGCCACGGCCAATTACGCGACGAGCGACGAGATCGTGGTGGGTGAAGGCCTCACCCCCGACCAGATCGATCTTGCCAGAATCGATCCCGATGCGGTGCCCTTCTGGGAGCTGGGGCCGACCATCGATGCTTATGAAGAAGCCGGCAGGCGCACGGGTGAAATGCGCGCCAAGTGGTGGCACAAGCTGTCCGGCCCGCTGTCGTCCTTTCTCATGCCGCTGCTCGGCGCAGTGGCCGCTTTCGGACTGGCGCGATCGGGCCAGCTTTTCGTGCGCGCCCTGATCGGCATGGCGCTGGGCTTTGCCTATTTCGTGGTCGACAATGCCGCGCTGGCAATGGGCAATTTCGGTGGTTACCCGCCCTTCCTCGCGGCATGGGCGCCGTTCTTCCTGTTCCTCCTGATCGGTGAAACCGTCCTGATCCGGACCGAGGAATGACCGGCTGGAGCATCCGGCTCGCTAAGCCGGAAGATGCCGAGCACCTGCCGGCGATCGAAAGCGCGGCAGGCAGGCTCTTCCTGGAAGTGGACGGCCTGTCCGGCATAGCCGGCATGGACCCGATCCCGGCGGACGCGCAGCGCGCCATGATCCGCAAGGGTCATTGCCTGGTGGCTGAAAGCGACGGGCGCGTCGTCGGTTTCCTGTCCACCCAGCCGCACCGCCGCGAACTGCACATACGCGAGCTTTCCGTTCATCCCGACATGCAGGGGCGGGGGATCGGTGCGGTGCTGCTGCGGGCTATCGGCGTCGATGCCCTCAACAGCGGGTTTGCCGCGCTCACGCTAACGACCTTTACCGACGTCGCGTGGAACGCGCCCTTCTATGCACGGCTGGGTTTCGAGACGGTCGAGGACCTAGATGCCCATCCGCGCTTGAAAGCCGATATCGAGCAAGAGGTCGCGCACGGCCTCCCGCGTGAGCGCCGCTGCGCGATGATCAGGTTTTTAAGCTGAGGGCACTCAGCCCTTGCGGCCACCCATCGTGCTGCGGGCAATGCGCGCAACCAGCACGCCCATCCCGGCGTGGTTCGCACCGTGATAGGTCGATTCCGTGCCCAGTTCGCGCACGAGGCGGCGGTGCGCCTCGGGCAGCGAGTGGTAGGGCATCGAAGGCATAAGGTGATGCAGCGCGTGATAGCGCAGGCCCACCGGGGCCCAGATTTCGGCGACAACGCCTGGCGGCGGCACATTCACGCTGTCGAGGAACTGCGCGGTCACGGTCATCGCCTCGCCCTCGTTCTCCCACAAATGCGCGACGAGTGTGCGCAACTGGTTGAGGAGCGCGACGACGGATGCAACGCCCAGTGCGAAGAGGAGCGGCTTCCAGCCGAAGGCGAAGACGCTGCCGACCAGCATCCACGACCAGACGAACCCGCCCAGCTCCAGCAGCATGACCCGCGGACGCAGGTCGCCTTCGGGCGGGCGACGGCGGAATTCCGGATTGATCGCCAGCGCGCTGGCACGCTGCCAGGTCAGGCGGCGGATCGGCGGGATGATCGCGCCCAGCGGCACCAGCACCGCAAAGCGGAACAGCAGGGCCACTGGCGCAAGGATTGCGACAATGACGAACAGCGGCAGGCTCCACGGCTTCATCAGGGCGAGCGGGAGATACTCCGGATCCTCTACCGTGCCGTATTGCGTGCGCTTGTGGTGCAGCGTGTGAACCTGCTCATACATAAAGGACGGCGTCAGCATGGGAATGCCGACCAGCGCGTTCCACGCTCCGCGAAAACCGGGCAATGCCCCGTTCCGGAAGTGCGAGATCTCGTGGATGAACAGAAGTGCGCGATAAAGCGCCAGCACCGACACGATCGACAGAGCGACCGCCAGCGCAGTGCTTTGCGTCAGGATGGCACCGGCGAGCGACGCGTAACCCAGCAAGGCCGAGCCGACCATGTCGGTCCAGTAGATCGAAGCACGGTGTTCGGCGATATCCTTGGTCAAATCGCGCGCACCGCGAAGCATCGCCTTGTCGTCGGCGATTTGCGAATGCCAGCCGCGCATATCGCGCGAAGGCGCAGGATTTGCAGCAGGAATGGTCTGTTCAGCGTTCATGGTCGTTTCCTGGGGGGAGCCTTAGTGGATCGGCGCGAAAAATGACAGTCTCGGGTCTCGATCATAGTGATCGACCGCGCGCGATTCCTTGACAAAGATCATATGCCATACGCAGGGCTAACCCCGGCTGAACAAGGGAAGTGCTGCGTGGCTGACCAGAATATCGTGATCGTAGAGGCAAATGACAAGAAAGGGCGCGCTGCCTTCGTCGACCTCGGAAGGGAATTTGCCGCACGGGAGCCGCATTTCGTTCCGCAATTGCGTTCCGAGCAGCTCGAGCTTGTAAACCCGGCGAAGAACCCATTCTTCGAGCACGCCGACGTTCAGCTATATATTGCTCTGCGTGGCGGTAAGCCGGTCGGGCGTATTTCAGCGCATATCGACCACCTCGCCCTCGAATTGCCGACGGAGCAGGGGATGGGTCCCGGGACTGGCCTCTTCGGCTATTTCGATGCCGAAGACGAAGCCGTAGCCGCCGCCCTATTCGCAAAGGCAGAGGACTGGCTGCGGTCGCGCGGCATGACGCGCGTCCTCGGCCCGATCTCCCTGTCGATCTGGGAAGAACCGGGCCTGCTCGTCATCGGACAGAGCCACCCCCCCATGATCATGATGGGACACCATCCGGCGCATTATGCGCAGTGGATCGAACGGTCCGGCTACGGCGAAGCCAAGCGCCTCCTGACCTATGACCTCGACGTACAGCAGGAATTTCCGCCGCTGATCCGCCGCATCGTGAAATCCGGCGAACGCAACGAGCGTATCCATGTGCGCAAGGTCGACAAGAAAAAGTGGGACGAGGAAGTCGAGACGATCCTGCACATCCTCAACGATGCATGGTCGAAGAACTGGGGCTTCATCCCTTTCACCGAAGCCGAGATCGAGCAGGCCGGAAAGAAGCTGAAGCCGATCATCCACGAAGACCTCAACATGATCGCCGAACTGGACGGCAAGCCGGTCGCATTCATGCTCACCTTCCCCGACATCAACCGTCCCCTGAAGGAAATCGGAGGCAAGCTTTTGCCCTTCGGCTGGTTCAAGCTGCTGCGCTGGCTGAAGAAGCCCAAGCAGGCGGACATGCGCGTGCCCTTGATGGGTGTCCTCAAGGAACTGCACAATTCGCGGCTCGCCAGCCAGCTTGCTTTCATGATGATCAGCGAAATCCGCGATATCGCTGCGACCAAATACAAGGCTCGCCGCGGCGAGATCGGCTGGATCCTCGATGACAACCAGGGGATGAAAGCAATCGCGGACGCAATCGACAGCCGGGTTAATCGCGAATACGTAGTGTACGAGAAGACCCTGTAGCCCCAAATCCGTTGCCCCGAAGCAACGCCGCGTTCGAATGTGTGGCCGGTGGGAACCGGTTGGCCGTTACTGCCTTTCGAAAGTAGGTGCCGAATAAACGGACCTTTCTATCGGGATCGAACACCATCGCACGCGCTTCATCTTCCGTTTGCAAAATGCCCGAGCATGTCCTTGTCGTCGAGGACGAGGCAATTCTTGGCGTAATGCTCGAAGATGCTCTCCAGGCGGCGGGTGTGAAGCAGGTGGATATCTGTTCGACAACCGAGACGGCCCTTGAGGCGCTACGCCGCAAGCGGCCTGACGCCATCGTACTCGACGTGCATCTCGCCGACCGCGACGACGGCTGGGCAATTGCAGAACTTGTCAGGGAATTGGGGCCGGATAGCCCCCGGATCATTTTCTCTACCGGTCAGCCCGAAGACATTCCTGAACACATCGCGGAAATGGGAAGCGTTCTCGAAAAGCCTTACGATCCCGCAGTCCTGGTCGATGTGCTGTGCCAGCCCGAAAAGCGCGGCATGATTTCGCGTCTGCGCGGGGCGCTGCGCCCAGGCTGAGCACTGCCGTGAGGCAAGCGAAGCAGGCCCCACTTCCTTCAATTCTATAGCGACAAGAAAAAAGGCCTCCGCTCTCTTGGAGCGAAGGCCTTTCGGGATCGTATCACCAGCCGCTTGGACGGGAGGGGGGTCTCGGCGGTGACATAGTAGAAATGTCTCGACCGGAATGGGGTTCCCTGCCCCGCAAAAATTTTTTGAATTTTTTTCGATCCTGTTCAGACGAACGGTCGCTGCCCCTTTTCCGACCGCTCGAAACTGGCGTATTTCGCGGCGGCATCCATGTCAGGAACGCAGATTTCGCGGGAGCTCCACTGGACCAGACCGTCGCGGTCGAGCGATTTGATCGTTCGGTTCGTATGGACCAGGGACAATCCCAGCATATCCGCGATCTGCGATTGGGTTATGGCCATCGAAAGCTTGTTGCCGTCGCGCGCGATGCCTGTGGCCAGTGCCCGGTCGAGAAGCCAGGCAGCCAGGTAAACGACGCGCTCGCGCGCGCTGCGTTGCCCGAGGGAGACGATATGTCCCTCCAGCGCGTTTTCTTCCTTGGCGGCGAGCCAGGTGATATCGAAACCGAGGCGTGGGTGTTCCCTGATCAGGTGCACGAAATCGTTGCGACGGAACCGGCAAAGGCGAAGCGGAAGGACGGCTTCGACCGAATGGCTCAGCGCTTCGTCGAATGCGCCCTGCAAGCCGACGAGATCGCCCGGGAACATGAAATTGATGATCTGGCGGCGACCATCTTCAAGTTCGAGATAGCGAATGGCCACGCCGTCGAGGATGGTGAAAAGATGGTCGGTTTCCTCACCTTCCTTCAAGACGATGTCGCCTCGCTCGAAGCTGACTTCCGCCTGCTTGACCGATTGCATGTATTCTTGCTGCGCAGCATCTAGCGGTCGCAGCCCGGGGCAGCTCTGCAGGGGGCATTCCTGGCAAGCATAGGGCTCAGCAATCTCGAACATTCGCACCCCCTCGTTAACCCTCTCGAAGACCAACCTCGTCGCTGCGATTGAAACATTTGTCAAACAAGATGATTTCGGGAGCCAAGCGAGGAACCGTTCGCTCGGCGGCGCGTTCAATGCGCGCAAACCACGGAAGGGGTTATATGTCGCTTGGTGACCAAATCGCGAAAAACTTGCCTTACCTGCGCCGCTATGCGCGGGCACTGACCGGATCTCAGGCTACCGGTGATGCGTTCGTACGCGCAACCTTGGAGGCTGCTCTGGCCGACGACGATCTGAAGGCATCGCTGGAGGGTGGTCGCGTCCCTCTCTATCGTGCTTTCAACAAGGTCTGGTCCAGCGCTTACCTGGACGTTCAGGAGCCGTCCGATGGCGATCACGAAAGTGCCGCACAGGATCGCCTGAAATCCATCACCCCCATGAACCGGCAGGCTCTGCTTCTGACCACGCTCGAAGATTTCTCCGTCGAACAGGCGAGCGAGATCATGGAAGTCGAGCCATCCGAAATCGAGAGCCTGGTCCAGGAAGCGGTCAGCGAAATCGACCGTGAAAGTTCGACCAGCGTCCTCATCATCGAGGACGAACCGCTCATTTCGATGCAACTGGAAGATCTGGTCACGTCGCTGGGTCACGAGGTTTGCGGCACCGCTGCGACCCGTACACAGGCTCAGGAAGTTGTCGCTCAGAAGACACCCGGACTGGTGCTTGCCGACATCCAGCTGGCAGACGGCTCATCGGGTCTCGATGCAGTCGACGACATTCTGGCTATCGACAGTGTCCCGGTGATCTTCATCACCGCCTATCCCGAGCGCCTGCTGACTGGCGATCGTCCTGAACCGACGTATCTCGTGACCAAGCCGTTCCAGGAGCAGACTGTCCGGGCTGCCATCAGCCAGGCACTCTTCTTCGGGTCCAGCCGCCCGCTGGGTTAATCGGTCCCTCAAATCAAGAACGCCGCCCGGACCCAGGTCCCGGCGGCGTTTTTGTTTGTTTGACTCAGGAGCCCCCAGGGGAGAGCCTACCCCACGTCGTGTTGGGCCGGCGGACTTCTAAGGGCGAATTCGCTCGGCTCACGCACCGGGACGAGCAGCTTGCAACGGACACCAGTCGGAAGGAACTCCAGATCGACAGGGTGACGCAGTTCGTGCGCCACGATCTTTTCGATAAGGTCCGTACCGAAGCCGCGCTTTGTCGGTTCGGTCACACGCGGACCACCGCTTTCTGTCCAGTCTATCCGAGCCAATCGTTCGTTGACGAGTGTCCAGACGATGGAAACCTTGCCGCCCACCGTGCTCAGCGCACCGAATTTCGCTGCATTGGTCGCGAGTTCATGGATCGCGAGTCCGAGCGAGAGCGCGTCGTTCGGCGCGAGCTCGACCTGCGGGCCCTCCGTCACGACCTCGTGCTCGGCATCGTTTGCATAAGGCGCAAGCTCGACTTCGATGACCGAGCGGATGGGGGTGGTACCCCACTCCGATTGCGTCAGCAGGTCATGCGTGGCCGATAGCGCCCTGATGCGTTGATCGATGCCTTCCGCAAAATCGTCGAGGTTGTCTGCCCTGCGGCGTGTGAGGGAAACGATCGACAGGACATTGGCGAGCGTATTCTTGACACGGTGGTTAAGCTCGCGGGTAAGTGAGTTGCGGATCGAGTTCTGTTCGGCGAACCAGTCGAGCGACCGGCTGTCTTCCTGCGCCTGCTGGGTCAAGAGGCGCGCAACGACCAAGAGAAGGCTCGCGACTGCCAATCCGAACAAGAGCGTGATCATCGAGAGAGAGGACAGCGTATTGTCATTGCTAGCCTGTACGACCAGCAGCATTTCCCGACCTGCCATATCTACCTGGCGATCCACCGTCGCACGATCGGGCGCCCAGCCCTGGCGCTCTGCCATCAGGACACGGTCCCCATCGCCAATGTCGAAAAGCCTCACGGGAGTTTCTTCACCCGACACCAGCTCTGCCGCCGATGTCAGGAACTGGGCTGCGGTGAACGGGCTGTAGACGAAGCCTTTCAGAGTGCGATTACCGATACTGCCCTCGAATACAGGCATGTAGATCAGAAAGCCCGGCTCCTCGCCGCCTCCCTCCTGAACCAGCGTCACGCGCCCGGTCGCAGTCGGACGTTCGGTGCGCGTCGCCTCGTCGAGCGCCTTGCGACGGACCTGCTCGGAATACATGTCGAA
This DNA window, taken from Qipengyuania seohaensis, encodes the following:
- a CDS encoding CHASE domain-containing protein; protein product: MVEDRLKRKGVRQRWLVDYPRAVPLAIFLLVAAVTALSVFAIESGQRIREDAELTRKAQAMAFAIERRAYSNSAFLRAAGALFGSQDKVDGETFRQFVAELRLDSDYRGAEGIGWAPAIDSTVVAETEAVLNEGKLHSIRITPSIVAEPRSQLVPVLFLQPDTLRNRRALGFDMYSEQVRRKALDEATRTERPTATGRVTLVQEGGGEEPGFLIYMPVFEGSIGNRTLKGFVYSPFTAAQFLTSAAELVSGEETPVRLFDIGDGDRVLMAERQGWAPDRATVDRQVDMAGREMLLVVQASNDNTLSSLSMITLLFGLAVASLLLVVARLLTQQAQEDSRSLDWFAEQNSIRNSLTRELNHRVKNTLANVLSIVSLTRRRADNLDDFAEGIDQRIRALSATHDLLTQSEWGTTPIRSVIEVELAPYANDAEHEVVTEGPQVELAPNDALSLGLAIHELATNAAKFGALSTVGGKVSIVWTLVNERLARIDWTESGGPRVTEPTKRGFGTDLIEKIVAHELRHPVDLEFLPTGVRCKLLVPVREPSEFALRSPPAQHDVG
- a CDS encoding Crp/Fnr family transcriptional regulator gives rise to the protein MFEIAEPYACQECPLQSCPGLRPLDAAQQEYMQSVKQAEVSFERGDIVLKEGEETDHLFTILDGVAIRYLELEDGRRQIINFMFPGDLVGLQGAFDEALSHSVEAVLPLRLCRFRRNDFVHLIREHPRLGFDITWLAAKEENALEGHIVSLGQRSARERVVYLAAWLLDRALATGIARDGNKLSMAITQSQIADMLGLSLVHTNRTIKSLDRDGLVQWSSREICVPDMDAAAKYASFERSEKGQRPFV
- a CDS encoding response regulator — encoded protein: MSLGDQIAKNLPYLRRYARALTGSQATGDAFVRATLEAALADDDLKASLEGGRVPLYRAFNKVWSSAYLDVQEPSDGDHESAAQDRLKSITPMNRQALLLTTLEDFSVEQASEIMEVEPSEIESLVQEAVSEIDRESSTSVLIIEDEPLISMQLEDLVTSLGHEVCGTAATRTQAQEVVAQKTPGLVLADIQLADGSSGLDAVDDILAIDSVPVIFITAYPERLLTGDRPEPTYLVTKPFQEQTVRAAISQALFFGSSRPLG